A DNA window from Selenomonas sp. oral taxon 126 contains the following coding sequences:
- a CDS encoding energy transducer TonB, with amino-acid sequence MEENMIENYEQRKAFGLSLGLHFVLFLLAAAMGLFSAAAPTAVQHPPIDVFLYDGGGNAGSAASDAPAPAAPAVSFPDDIVLEDKTVVQEERQEQRPVQNTSRTVQSRAPAASTGQAAAESNGGGGSTPVVGAGSAAGVGSASGADTGGGDVGDGGDDSGLAAEPPKERVEASLRAEARPEYPQELIDDDVEGSVTINILVAADGAVEDVSVTSSSGFRAMDRAAIAAGWRFQFNPGDNGRRGIWTKTFRFQLN; translated from the coding sequence ATGGAAGAGAATATGATCGAAAACTACGAACAGAGGAAGGCGTTCGGACTCTCCCTCGGGCTGCATTTCGTGCTCTTCCTGCTCGCGGCTGCAATGGGGCTCTTCTCCGCTGCAGCGCCCACTGCGGTGCAGCATCCGCCGATTGATGTATTCCTCTATGATGGGGGCGGGAATGCGGGCTCTGCGGCGAGCGATGCTCCCGCACCCGCCGCACCTGCCGTGAGCTTCCCCGATGACATTGTCTTGGAGGATAAAACTGTCGTGCAGGAGGAGCGGCAGGAACAGCGTCCCGTGCAGAACACATCGCGCACAGTGCAGAGCAGGGCGCCGGCTGCATCGACAGGTCAGGCAGCTGCGGAAAGCAATGGCGGCGGAGGCAGTACTCCCGTCGTCGGTGCGGGCAGTGCCGCCGGTGTGGGCAGTGCTTCCGGCGCGGACACAGGCGGCGGTGACGTCGGAGATGGTGGGGACGACTCCGGGCTTGCTGCCGAGCCGCCAAAGGAACGCGTTGAGGCGAGCCTGCGCGCAGAGGCACGGCCGGAGTATCCGCAGGAACTCATCGACGATGATGTCGAGGGCTCGGTCACAATCAATATCCTCGTGGCGGCGGACGGCGCTGTGGAGGATGTCTCTGTTACATCGTCGTCGGGTTTCCGCGCGATGGATCGCGCGGCAATCGCTGCAGGATGGCGATTCCAATTCAATCCGGGGGATAATGGCCGGCGAGGTATCTGGACAAAGACCTTCCGCTTTCAGTTGAATTAA
- a CDS encoding FecCD family ABC transporter permease — MKRIYGTRLFLCALVGALLFAVVLSMSSGQYDIPMEAVIASFAHAAGLPILTDVVVTPEQEAVLWHIRLPRTLVGMMVGAGLGVSGAVLQGIFSNPLADPGIIGVSSGASVGAVLAIGIGVTAGSVLSLPAFAFAGSMLAVSLTVSLSMRHGRIPVMTLLLSGVVVGMFLAACTAAILTVMNEQKMQQYLFWTIGGLDYRRWDHVLLGIGPIGIGAAVMVLLARHLNLLAFGEVEARAAGMPVTAFRLLFLVLASLTTAAGVCISGNIGFVGLVVPHMMRLVIGPDHRRLLPASMLAGAVFLVLCDSLGRILLPGMEIRVGIMTAFIGTPYFLYLLRRHMKATV, encoded by the coding sequence GTGAAACGAATCTACGGCACACGGCTCTTCCTCTGTGCGCTTGTCGGCGCGCTCCTCTTTGCCGTCGTGCTCTCCATGAGCTCGGGGCAGTACGACATCCCGATGGAGGCGGTCATCGCCTCCTTTGCCCATGCGGCAGGGCTGCCGATTCTCACGGATGTCGTTGTAACGCCCGAACAGGAGGCGGTGCTCTGGCACATCCGTCTGCCGCGCACGCTCGTCGGCATGATGGTCGGTGCGGGGCTCGGCGTCTCGGGCGCCGTCCTGCAGGGGATCTTCAGCAACCCGCTCGCCGATCCCGGCATCATCGGCGTGTCGAGCGGCGCCTCGGTCGGTGCCGTGCTCGCAATCGGCATCGGGGTGACGGCAGGTAGCGTCCTCTCTCTGCCCGCCTTTGCCTTTGCGGGCTCCATGCTCGCGGTAAGCCTCACCGTGTCCCTGTCGATGCGGCACGGGCGCATTCCCGTCATGACACTCCTGCTCTCGGGCGTCGTTGTGGGTATGTTTCTCGCCGCATGTACGGCGGCGATCCTCACGGTGATGAACGAGCAGAAGATGCAGCAGTATCTCTTCTGGACGATCGGCGGTCTCGACTATCGCCGCTGGGATCACGTCCTGCTCGGCATCGGGCCGATCGGCATCGGTGCAGCCGTTATGGTGCTCCTCGCGCGTCATCTCAATCTGCTCGCATTCGGCGAGGTGGAGGCGCGTGCGGCGGGCATGCCTGTGACTGCGTTCCGACTGCTCTTCCTCGTGCTTGCCTCGCTCACAACGGCGGCGGGCGTCTGCATCAGCGGCAACATCGGCTTTGTGGGACTCGTCGTGCCGCATATGATGCGGCTCGTCATCGGCCCCGATCATCGGAGGCTTCTCCCTGCAAGCATGTTGGCGGGGGCGGTATTCCTCGTGCTCTGCGACTCTCTGGGGCGCATCCTGCTCCCTGGCATGGAGATCCGCGTCGGCATTATGACCGCATTCATCGGCACGCCGTACTTTCTCTATCTACTGCGCAGACATATGAAGGCGACGGTCTGA
- a CDS encoding ABC transporter ATP-binding protein yields MIRAEALYAGYNGNVILADVSFSVRAGEMVGLIGPNGAGKSTLLKTLRGILPQLSGTALLMGENIEALDAKAFARRAAYLQQHVEMTFDYTARDIVLAGRYPYLSWWRQEKADDLAIAEACMAYTGVLELAEKPLHAMSGGQRQRVLLAKVLAQQTPVLFLDEPATGLDIIYQEEIFRFCRELCAAGKTVLLVAHELSLAARFCSRLLLIGRGTLLADGTPQAVLTDELLTRAYGAPVRVVENPMTHHAEVYTEAEEGGAEKEQLLSVILGSADGRGALQ; encoded by the coding sequence ATGATCCGCGCGGAAGCACTCTATGCGGGCTACAACGGGAACGTCATCCTCGCAGATGTGTCGTTCAGCGTGCGCGCAGGTGAAATGGTCGGGCTGATCGGGCCGAACGGCGCGGGCAAGAGTACGCTGCTCAAGACGCTGCGCGGCATTCTCCCGCAGCTCTCCGGCACAGCCCTCCTGATGGGCGAGAATATCGAGGCGCTCGATGCGAAGGCGTTCGCGCGGCGTGCGGCATATTTGCAGCAGCATGTGGAGATGACTTTCGACTATACGGCGCGCGACATTGTGCTTGCGGGGCGCTATCCCTATCTCTCGTGGTGGCGGCAGGAAAAGGCGGACGACCTTGCGATTGCCGAGGCATGTATGGCGTATACGGGTGTTCTGGAGCTTGCGGAAAAGCCCCTGCACGCCATGTCGGGGGGACAGCGGCAGCGCGTTCTGCTCGCAAAGGTGCTCGCACAGCAGACGCCTGTGCTCTTCCTCGACGAGCCTGCAACGGGGCTGGACATCATCTATCAGGAGGAGATCTTTCGGTTCTGCCGCGAGCTCTGTGCGGCGGGCAAGACCGTTCTGCTCGTTGCGCATGAGCTGAGTCTCGCCGCGCGCTTCTGCTCGCGCCTCCTCCTCATCGGGCGCGGGACGCTTCTCGCGGACGGTACGCCGCAGGCGGTGCTGACGGATGAACTCCTGACGCGCGCGTACGGCGCGCCCGTGCGTGTGGTGGAGAACCCCATGACCCATCACGCGGAGGTCTATACGGAGGCAGAGGAGGGCGGAGCGGAGAAGGAGCAGCTGCTCTCGGTGATTCTTGGCTCTGCGGATGGGAGGGGGGCGTTGCAGTGA
- a CDS encoding ABC transporter substrate-binding protein has protein sequence MLLLLCVFCAVLTACGTPNAAEEKPAAYTVTDIEGTEVAFPEPPKRIITLSMSTDETMLGIVEPSRIAAVNSLLDDPVSSNVTGLVKGIPQRIGNPTVEEIIALQPDLVVVPDWGDLTMVPSLREAGLRVVVCKGARNLAEIRDTIDLLAAAAGVPERGAKLRAMMDAKLAEIQEKVAKIPQTERKRVVLISLMGGYGGLGSSFDEACRYAGVINGRAELGIRDFQVMTKEQLVQIDPDILFLPTYNDHGNYDVAAFRRDYLDDPSLQTMKAIRNQAFEEPFEGYLYNCSQDFVFGVQEIAYRVYGDAFKQPEDEHLSAVE, from the coding sequence ATGTTGCTCCTCCTCTGCGTGTTCTGCGCCGTCCTTACCGCCTGTGGCACACCGAATGCCGCAGAGGAAAAGCCTGCGGCGTACACGGTCACGGACATCGAGGGCACCGAGGTCGCCTTCCCTGAGCCGCCGAAGCGTATCATTACGCTCTCGATGAGCACGGACGAGACGATGCTCGGCATCGTTGAGCCGAGCCGCATAGCGGCGGTCAACAGCCTCCTCGATGACCCCGTGAGCTCGAATGTGACGGGACTCGTCAAGGGCATCCCGCAGCGCATTGGCAATCCGACCGTGGAGGAGATCATAGCGCTGCAGCCTGATCTCGTCGTCGTTCCGGACTGGGGCGACCTCACAATGGTGCCGTCTCTGCGCGAGGCGGGGCTGAGGGTCGTTGTCTGCAAGGGCGCACGGAATCTTGCGGAGATCCGCGACACAATCGACCTCCTCGCGGCAGCGGCGGGCGTGCCGGAGCGCGGGGCGAAGCTGCGCGCGATGATGGATGCAAAGCTCGCGGAGATTCAGGAAAAAGTGGCAAAGATTCCGCAGACAGAGCGTAAGCGCGTCGTTCTCATCTCGCTCATGGGCGGCTACGGCGGGCTTGGCAGCAGCTTCGATGAGGCGTGTCGCTATGCGGGCGTCATCAACGGACGCGCGGAGCTGGGCATCCGTGATTTTCAGGTGATGACGAAGGAACAGCTCGTGCAGATTGATCCCGACATCCTCTTTTTGCCGACGTACAACGACCACGGGAACTATGACGTTGCGGCATTCCGCAGGGACTATCTGGACGACCCGTCCCTGCAGACGATGAAGGCAATCCGCAATCAGGCATTTGAGGAGCCGTTCGAGGGCTATCTCTACAACTGCTCGCAGGACTTCGTCTTCGGCGTGCAGGAGATCGCCTACCGCGTCTACGGCGATGCATTCAAGCAGCCCGAGGATGAGCATCTTTCGGCAGTCGAGTGA
- a CDS encoding nitrogenase component 1 — MGEREKSFDDVCMYTDTCALAGASAFFAGIRDAVIVVNGPLWCYYFAMRHIEHSQSTISHRMVCTQLDNDAIVFGAEEYLQEALAPYVEQPPALLAIVSSCAAGLIGDDIEAIARGAGLSCPIIALDSSGLVGSFADGWDKAARATLQTLPLERTAAQSHAVNLIGMTDAYYNGANDARELVRILETAGYAVNAVLGNDMTAADIPHLTQAALNIVVHGELGRGSGQLLEEPYGMPYVAPLPPYGRAGTRRWMQEIAHALPPPHGDAAEVEIERVTREDFLRINECKMLWGELRYDTAVIRAPASTAWGLAHALRTEWADICHLAVVAEAESAQDAARIADEIPGETDALRIQALLDGMENGLLLGSSNESAHIRPQHAQYLPVAYPVQDFLHLTDSPFMGLRGARHIEEQLWNGNILRRKIILS; from the coding sequence ATGGGTGAGCGGGAAAAATCCTTCGACGATGTCTGCATGTATACCGACACCTGTGCGCTCGCGGGTGCGTCGGCGTTCTTCGCGGGGATCCGAGATGCCGTCATTGTGGTCAACGGCCCTCTCTGGTGCTATTACTTTGCCATGCGGCACATTGAGCACAGTCAGAGTACGATCTCGCATCGCATGGTCTGCACGCAGCTCGACAATGACGCAATTGTATTCGGCGCGGAGGAGTATCTGCAGGAGGCGCTTGCACCGTATGTGGAGCAGCCGCCCGCCCTGCTCGCAATCGTGAGCAGCTGTGCGGCGGGGCTGATCGGCGACGACATCGAGGCGATTGCGCGCGGGGCGGGGCTCTCCTGTCCGATCATTGCACTTGACAGCAGCGGGCTTGTCGGGAGTTTTGCCGATGGCTGGGACAAAGCGGCGCGTGCGACGCTTCAGACGCTGCCTTTGGAGCGTACTGCGGCACAATCTCATGCAGTCAATCTGATCGGGATGACGGACGCCTACTACAACGGCGCGAACGATGCGCGTGAGCTCGTGCGCATTCTTGAGACGGCAGGCTATGCGGTGAACGCCGTCCTCGGCAATGATATGACGGCTGCGGACATTCCGCATCTCACACAGGCGGCGCTGAACATTGTTGTGCACGGAGAACTGGGGCGCGGCAGCGGGCAGCTGCTCGAAGAACCGTACGGAATGCCCTATGTTGCGCCGCTCCCGCCCTATGGACGCGCGGGCACGCGGCGGTGGATGCAGGAGATCGCGCACGCACTGCCGCCTCCGCATGGCGATGCAGCGGAGGTGGAGATCGAGCGCGTTACACGCGAGGACTTCCTGCGCATCAACGAGTGCAAGATGCTCTGGGGCGAGCTCCGCTATGACACGGCGGTCATCCGTGCGCCCGCATCTACGGCGTGGGGGCTTGCGCATGCCCTGCGTACGGAGTGGGCGGACATCTGCCATCTCGCCGTTGTGGCAGAGGCGGAGAGTGCGCAGGACGCTGCCCGTATTGCAGATGAAATTCCGGGGGAGACGGATGCCCTGCGCATACAGGCGTTGCTCGACGGTATGGAGAATGGACTTCTCCTCGGCAGCAGCAACGAGTCCGCACACATCCGGCCGCAGCACGCGCAGTATCTTCCCGTCGCCTATCCCGTACAGGACTTCCTGCATCTGACAGACAGTCCTTTCATGGGGCTGCGCGGCGCACGTCATATCGAAGAGCAGCTGTGGAACGGAAATATTTTGCGCCGAAAGATTATACTTTCGTAG